Genomic window (Castor canadensis chromosome X, mCasCan1.hap1v2, whole genome shotgun sequence):
AGTCCTGAGAGCTTTGTGGGGTGTGCAGAAAGCAAAGCTAGACCTTGGCTCCTTCTAGAATCCACCAGAAACATCCAGTGGGTTTAATACTCTGAAGCAGTGCTCCTTCTTTTGATTGTTTGACTGGGATCTTCAGATACATAGTCCAACATCCAAAAGTGCAAAAGCAGGTGCAGTGCAGCCTTCCTCCCCATCTTACTCCCCCTGGTCTCCTTCTCAAAGGTGACCATGTGAGCAGTTCTTGTGCCCTCTGCAGGGATTCTCAATAGAGAGGCAGTAGCTCTGGGTTCTTAGCCTGCTATACACAGGGCCACACTGGCTCTTCTCATTTACTTTATCTTAGAGATTATTTCATATTCCTGCACAGTGAGCAGCTGCATTCTTTCGAATCACTGTTGTAGTGCTGAAACTTGTACAAACACTGCTCCTGTGAGTATCCTTGCACCTATTTCACCCACGTGCAAGTGCATTCAAAGGGTAAAAACCTAGAGGTACGTAGCCGGGCACagtgcacatctgtagtcccagctactcaggaggctaaagcaggaagatggcttgagcccaggagtttgagaccacattgggcaacagagcaagaccccatctcaaaacaacaaaaaaagaaatttagaggTAGAGTTGCCGTCAGATTTTGTGGAATGCCCCACACAGAAACTGTAGCAGTGTAGATGCTCCTGATGGTGCTCAGGTTCCGAGAATGTGGCTCCCACTGCAAAATAACTCTGCCGACCTGCTGTCCGGCAGGGCCTTCCCACAGGCCATCCCCTGGCCCTGGCTCACCCTGAACTCCACCTGCAGTAGATAAGAAACTCTTACCTACTCTTATACAAGGGTATGTGCTTTTTCTTAAGGTTCTTCTTTAGATTTTTCTGTAAATACTTGTTTATGCCTTTCAAATAGTTTTTTTCAGTTTGTggcttattttttatgatttttttgccTTACAgagttgagtttttgtttgttcttaatTTAGTACTCTGACTACTTTCTGATTTTAAGTGCCCAACTCTGACAGGGAAAGCACAAGGGGCAAGTGGGTGTCGGGGTTGGTTTCCTGTCTTCCCTGCTGATCTCAAGTACCCACCTGTCCCTAGATACCATGTCCTGGGAGACCATCCTGATGGACACACTGGAGGACAACATTCCCCGCGCTCGAGCTGGCCACTGCGCAGTCGCCATCAATACCCGCCTGTACATATGGAGTGGGCGCGATGGCTACCGCAAGGCCTGGAACAACCAGGTGTGCTGCAAGGACCTCTGGTACCTGGAGACAGGTAAGGCACCAGGCTACTGCTACTCCCACAGCTGAAGACCCCTCCTCCTCCTTACCGTAAGCTGTGTTCTCCTACAGAAAAGCCACCGCCCCCGGCCCGAGTACAACTGGTACGAGCCAACACCAACTCCCTGGAGGTGAGCTGGGGGGCAGTGGCAACAGCCGACAGTTACCTTCTGCAGCTCCAGAAATATGACATTCCTGCCACGGCTGCTACCGCCACCTCCCCCACACCCAATCCAGTCCCATCTGTGCCTGCCAACCCTCCCAAGAGCCCTGCCCCTGCAGCAGCCGCACCTGCTGTGCAGCCGCTGACCCAAGTAGGCATCACGCTCCTGCCCCAGGCTGCCGCCGCACCCccgaccaccaccaccatccaggTCTTGCCAACGGTGCCGGGTAGCTCCATTGCTGTGCCCACTGCAGCCAGAACTCAAGGTAAGCCAGAAGGCTGGAGGCATTTGAAGGTAGGGGCTGGCCCCTGGGGACATTCATTGCCTAAGGGGGCTGCTGCCCTGGTTCATTTGGGTCTGCTAAACAGACAGGAGCCTGAAGGCTGTTTGCTTCAGGCTTGTTGCTGAGGAGTGTCGGGATGAGAAAGTTCTGTCCTGCTCATGGGGATTGTGCTCTGAGGTCAGAGAGGGAAACCATACAAACGAACAAGCTGGTCCAGAAGTAGCCCAACTCAGCATTGTTTGGAAGGTGACTTGTTGATGGCTGACCCCCTTCTCTCATCAGGTGTCCCTGCTGTTCTCAAAGTGACTGGTCCCCAAGCTACAACAGGAACCCCGTTAGTCACCATGCGACCTGCCAGCCAGGCTGGGAAAGCCCCCGTCACTGTGACCTCCCTGCCCGCCGGTGTGCGAATGGTTGTGCCCACACAGAGTGCCCAGGGCACGGTGAGGAACTGTCACCAGGCTGGGTTGGGAGGAGTGGAGGCAGGACTTTTCTGGTGACCCAGTAGAATGAACAGAGTTCTGAGGAGATTTGAATCCCATTAGCTTCTATACCATCCACCATGTGCTTTTCTTGTCTGAAGTACTAATGCCTAGGCCTTAGGCAAGCTAGAAAATTAAGAAGTTAAGGCCGGCAAGAGACCTAACCTTCCATGTGATCCTTGGGGCATTTCAAAACTTCCTTGTCTAGAGCCTGAGGGGAGAATCTGGCTGGCTTATGAGAAATGAGCCATGTCTGGTTctatggtggtggtggggggggttgttttgctttgtggtgCTAGGTATGGTACCCAGGACCTTCTGCTGTAGCATTGAGCTATTATTCCAGGCCCTAACTAGTGTCTGTGTGTGGTCTATCCCCATCGTTGTAGTCCATCGTCGCTCCCCTCATACCCTCCCCCCACCCGGAGACAGACCCTAGCCCCTTGAGCATGGTAGACCAGTGCTCACCACTAAGCTACAgaaacaactttctttttttaagtatttgttttgccttttcttttctgtctttttttttaattgatgcttgaactcaggtgctctaccacttgagctatgctcccagtaAATATTGTTTTAGGTTTATCCACATCGTTAatgatgttctttttttatttttttttggtggtgctggattTTGAACCCCCAGCTCTTTTATCTTAAAACAAGGTATCACtaagttgctcaggctggcttgaactttatatcctcctgtctcagactcTCCAGTAACTGGGACTGTAGGCATGTGCTCCACTATGGTCTTTATAAAAGATCTAGAACACCTGGCAAGCTTCTGCCTCTTAGTTTGCTGCCTGCTTGTTAGTGGGGGTCCTCTGTCTTTGGGGCTAGGATAAGAGGGATGTTGCTGAGCCTCTCGGCAGGTTCTGTGGAGGCTGTGGAATAAGGAGGCAGGCAGCACCCTCACAGCTCACACACCCTGTGCCCCACCACAGGTAATTGGCAGCAGCCCGCAGATGAGTGGGATGGCTGCTCtggcagctgctgctgctgccacccaGAAGATCCCTCCTTCCTCAGCGCCCACGGTGCTAAGTGTCCCAGCAGGCACCACCATTGTCAAAACCGTGGCCGTAACACCTGGCACAACCACCCTCCCAGCCACTGTGAAAGTGGCCTCTTCTCCTGTGATGGTGAGCATCTATCTTCTGGGTCTGGTTTTGAACAAGCAGCCTTAGGGCTGGGGGCTTCTGATCATTGTGATGGTCTTTTCTTCCTGGCTTTGGACTAATCCTCAAGGTCATTGTTTTCATAATTGATGCTGGCATGGGCTGTGGAATAATCAGTTTACCCTTAGAGGTGTGGCAGCCTTAGGGAAGTCCTGTGGTAGTTCAGGCTGCTCCCTTTGCTGGCTCAGTAAACTGAGCTGTTCTTCAGCTGGTGAGAGGAGACAAGTGATCAGCAGAGCGGGAGCCAGAGTCTCAACTCGGTCTCTGCCACTTTGCCCTGCTTATCACTTGGCTCTTGGTTCTCCAGGTGAGCAACCCAGCCACACGCATGCTGAAGACTGCAGCTGCCCAAGTAGGAACATCTGTCTCCTCTGCTGCCAACACATCTACCCGCCCTATCATCACGGTGCACAAGTCGGGAACTGTAACAGTGGCTCAGCAAGCCCAGGTGGTGACCACAGTGGTGGGCGGGGTCACCAAGACCATCACCCTGGTGAAGAGCCCCATCTCTGTCCCAGGAGGCAGTGCTCTGGTGAGTGACAGGTATTGCCTGGCTGCATGTGACAGCTGTCCAGCTATGGCAACTGCCCCCTGGTGACTCGCTGCCTTGGGTCAGCTCCAGGAGAGTCCCAGCCCAGGCCATGCCCTTGTTTGGTTTCTAGATCACTGCCTGCTCCATCCTTTCCTTTTTAGATTTCCAATCTGGGAAAAGTGATGTCAGTCGTACAGACCAAACCAGTTCAAACTTCCGCAGTTACAGGCCAGGCATCTACAGGCCCTGTGACTCAGATCATCCAGGTGAGCTCTCAGTCCCTATTGGAAATGGTCCCCAGACTCAGCCCCACAAGCAAGAATGGGCGTTAGGTCACAAGGACAATTTGTGTCCCTGCCTACAGAAGATCCCATGAACACATGGGGCTCAGAGACATCACCCATAGTATCTAGAATTCCACAGTATTCTCTTGAGTTATTTAGGCTACCATTGGAGAGTAGCTATAGCAAACATTCTTTCCTGGCAGTGGTGCCCATTCATCCACCAGCTTCTCCCTTTCAGACCAAAGGGCCCCTGCCAGCAGGGACAATCCTGAAGCTGGTGACCTCAGCAGATGGCAAgcccaccaccatcatcaccaccacgcAGGCCAGTGGGGCGGGGACCAAGCCCACCATCCTGGGCATCAGTAGTGtctcccccagcaccaccaaacctGGCACAACCACCATCATCAAGACCATCCCCATGTCGGCTATCATCACGCAGGCGGGTGCCACAGGTAGGGGTCTTCCCAATGTACAGGTTCCTGAAGGTCCTTGCTGGTGAGTAACTGTCAGGAGGTGAAAGCAGGGAGGGGAAATAGAGATTAGCTACAATGCActcctcctttttattttgttttcccatcttttctgcctccttgcctttgtttttaagatttctaGGGAGTTGGCAGGAGTACAGCTCTGGTTGGTAGTGCTTCATTTTACTCTTGTGGCAGCGGGTAACTGCTTGAAAAGGTGACCCAAGGGAAACTGAACATGAAAAGTTCTCAGAGAGCCCATCTTCTCCTTCCCCCAAACAATGCAGGTGTGACCAGCAGTCCTGGCATCAAGTCCCCCATCACCATTATCACCACCAAGGTTATGACATCGGGAACTGGAGCACCTGCTAAAATCATCACTGCCGTCCCCAAGATTGCCACTGGCCATGGGCAACAAGGTGTGACCCAGGTGAGGCATGCCTGGTCCCTTTTCACCCATCTCTAGTGCAGTCATGTGTGTCCTGATGGGTCTGGGAGGGGCAGCCTGGAAGTGACATTGATGGTGCTTTGCTCTGGTGTTCCAGGTGGTACTAAAGGGGGCCCCTGGACAGCCTGGCACCATCCTCCGCACTGTGCCCATGGGTGGAGTTCGCCTGGTCACCCCTGTCACTGTCTCTGCTGTCAAGCCAGCCGTCACCACATTGGTTGTGAAGGGCACCACAGGTATGTAGTCCCTTAGGCCAGGTCCTCAGCAGTGGCTGGGCTCCACTACTATAGCCTTCTTGTGGCCACCTCCCTGTAGTCCAGCTGGGGGAGGATGGCAGGTGCTCTCTTTAGAGCCTTCTGTCTCTGTTGGCTACACTCCAAAGAGCCCCCATTCCCTCAGCCCCATTCAGGGAGAGATTCTCCTGGAAAAGAGGTGGCAGCAGCAAGCCTCattccacctctgcctcccttccCGTAGGTGTCACAACGCTAGGCACAGTGACAGGCACTGTTTCCACCAGCCTCGCTGGAGCTGGGGGCCACAGCACCAGTGCTTCCCTAGCCACACCCATCACCACCTTGGGCACCATTGCTACCCTCTCAAGCCAGGTGATCAACCCCACCGCCATCACCGTGTCAGCTGCACAGACCACACTGACAGCTGCTGGCGGGCTTACCACCCCGACCATCACTATGCAGGTAGGGTGGGGCTTGAGGATGTGCCACCCCACATGAAAGCAGAGAGCGGCTGGGCCCTTTTCCATTCTCTGGACACACTGCTCTGCTGCCGTGGGCAGTTGTGGCTTTTCCACACATGAGATTACTCTGCATAGTCCGTCTTAACAGTCTGTTGTGGTGAGACATCTTAACTTGAGCCATGTTCAGCTCTTAAACAAAACACTAGGGTTGTACTTAGGATGCAGCGATTCATTTTCCTGTATAGCTAGTGGttttcttcatacatttttttctaagttgaaTTCCTAGAAGAGGTGAGGCATTATGTCTTCAAGAGGCTCTATTCCCTGAGAAAGGGCTCGCCTCTAACCCAGCCTCCTCTCTTACCCTGGCCTTGACTCACAGCTCTTTTCCAGTCTCGGTTGCCCTTGAGGCAAAGTGACGCCTCTTCCCTGGTCTCTGAGCAAGTCACTGTCTTGGGATCTTAGGGCAAGTGGATCTTGGATTTGCTGTTGGCTGGTTAGGAGCAGAGTTGGTGTTCCCAGCTGGCATGGATGACAGTGTAGGATGATGGGAGGGACAAACAAAAAGTCACATCATTCATGGCACTAACTCTTCTGGTCTTGTGTCTGCCCCAGCCTGTCTCCCAGCCTACCCAGGTGACTCTGATCACAGCACCCAGTGGGGTGGAGGCCCAGCCTGTGCACGACCTTCCTGTGTCCATTCTGGCCTCACCTACTACAGAACAGCCCACGGCCACAGTCACCATTGCTGACTCAGGCCAGGGTGACGTGCAGCCTGGCACTGTGACATTGGTGTGCTCCAACCCACCTTGCGAGACCCATGAGACGGGCACCACCAACACAGCCACCACTACCGTTGTGGCTAATCTTGGCGGCCACCCCCAGCCAACCCAAGTGCAGTTTGTCTGTGACAGACAGGAAGCAGCTGCTTCTCTTGTGACCTCCACTGTGGGGCAGCAGAATGGTAGTGTGGTTCGTGTCTGCTCAAATCCACCCTGCGAGACCCATGAGACAGGCACCACCAACACTGCCACCACGGCCACCTCCAACATGGCCGGGCAGCATGGCTGCTCAAACCCACCCTGCGAGACCCATGAGACAGGCACCACTAGCACTGCCACCACAGCCGTGTCCAGCATTGGCACCCGACAGCAGCGAGACACCCGTCGTGCCTCAAGCACCCCCACTGTGGTCCGGATCACTGTGGCTCCTGGGATGTCAGAGGGAGTCCAGGGTTCTATTAAGCCCCAGTGCCAAACTCGCCAGACCAGCACGACCAGCACCACCATGACTGTGATGGCCACTGGGACCCCATGCTCAGCTGGCCCGCTGCTCAGTTCCAGTGTGTCGCTGGAGGCTGTGGGCCATAGTTCTGCTTTTGTGCAGCTAGTCCCTCCAAGCAGCAAAGTCAGGGCAAGCGGCCCTGGTGGCAAGGACATGCCCGTTGGGCGCCAGCTGGAGATGCATCATACTCACACAACCAGCACCCCATCCATGTCCCGGTCTGTCGTGGGTGCTGGGGATCCTGGTGCAGCACGGGGAGTCCCCACACCTACATATGAGAGCTTCCAGACCAGCTCACCCAGCACCACCATGACTGTGACGGCCCTGGAGGCAATGCTGTGCCCCTCGGCCACTGTGACCCAAGTCTGTTCCAACCCACCATGTGAGACCCATGAGACGGGCACCACCAACACCGCCACTACCTCCAACGCGGGTGGCACCCAGCGGGTGTGCTCCAACCCGCCTTGTGAGACTCACGAGACAGGCACCACACACACGGCCACCACTGCCACCTCAAATGGGGGTGCAGGCCAACCCGAGAGTGGGCAACAGCCCCCCACTGGCCACCCCTGTGAGACACACCAGACCACTTCCACTGGCACCACCATGTCGGTCAGTGTAGGCACTCTGCTTCCCGATGCCACCCCCTCCCATAGGACCCTAGAGTCCAGCTTGGAGGCGGCAGCAGTGCCCACCATCTCCCAGGCCAGTGCTGCATTGCTGGCTCCTTTCCCAACACAGAGGGTGTGCTCTAACCCCCCTTGTGAGACCCATGAGACGGGCACCACGCACACAGCCACCACTGTCACCTCCAACATGAGCTCAAACCAAGGTGAGTGAAGGTGGCCAGCCTTACATTCATAGCCCCAAGATCTCAAGACTCAGAGGATGTGAAAGAGAAGGTAGCAGAAAAGAGCCCAACCTCTACTGTGGCGCTCAGTTTACCAATGGGATGGGGTGGGTGAGGTAGGGATGCTGTATCTGTATCAGTCCTGTATGGGGGTTTTCAGGAGACTGTCTTTGGTCCTCCTTCGAGGACAGAAGCCTGTGGTGGTTAAAGCCAAGTGTAGGCCAACTAGTCTCACCCTTGTCACCCCACAGATCCCCCACCAGCTGCCAGCGATCAGGGAGAGGTGGAGAGCACCCAGGGTGAGAGTGTAAACATCACCAGCTCCAGTGCCATCACAACAACCGTGTCCTCCACGCTGCCACGAGCAGTGACTACTGTAACACAGTCCACACCAGTCCCCGGCCCCTCTGTGCCGGTAAGAACCCAGAGAGTCCCTTTATTTCTGTCTACTGTGCCTTCACTCATGCTATTCCAGAGTTGGACATCAGATGTCGCTCTTGTAGCAGGCACAGTGCTGATCCTAGTTTCTTTTCCAGACCATAAAAGGGCAGCCTTGGTGCCTGATGGGCAGGAGGCATGAGGCCAGTAGTTCTCAGATTCCGGGGTGGTTTATCTCTGTAGCTGTTTCCCATCATAGCTGTTTCTCGTTGCTTGTCATTTCACTGGAATTTGTAAAAGTgcttttttgtctgggccaggAAGCCTCTCTGAGAACGAGTTAAACTTGACCCAGGGGATCTCAAGGGTTTCTTCCTCCTCTTGCCACACATCTCATGCTGCTCAGTGACCCACCATTCCCATTTAGCATGGAGCCAAGATGGCAGGGAAAAATGAGCCCCGCTGCCTGGTTCtggcctccctctcctcccctctgacAGGGGCTTCTCTCCCTTTCTAGAAGATCTCATCACTGACTGAGACTACCCCAGGGGCTCTGACTTCCGAAGTCCCCATCCCGGCCACCATAACAGTGACCATAGCCAACACAGAAACTTCTGACATGCCCTTCTCTGCTGTTGACATCCTGCAGCCCCCAGAGGAACTCCAGGTCTCACCAGGGCCTCGCCAGCAGCTGCCACCACGGCAACTCCTGCAGTCTGCCTCCACACCCCTGATGGGGGAGTCAACCGAGGTCCTGTCAGCCTCCCAGACCCCTGAGCTCCAGGCCGCCGTGGATCTGAGCAGCACGGGGGATCCATCTTCAGGCCAGGAGCCTGCCAGCTCAGCGGTAGTGGCCACTGTAGTGGTCCAGCCACCCCCACCTACACAGTCCGAAGTAGACCAGTTATCACTTCCCCAAGAGCTGATGGCTGAGGcccaggcaggcaccaccactCTCATGGTAACAGGGCTTACCCCTGAAGAGCTGGCAGTGACTGCTGCTGCTGAAGCAGCTGCCCAGGCTGCAGCCACTGAAGAAGCTCAAGCCCTGGCCATCCAGGCAGTGCTCCAGGCTGCACAGCAGGCTGTCATGGGTAGGTGCCAGCCAGGAGCCCCAGGGAAAGACAGGCCCCTTGGGAAGAGTGTTGACTTAGAGGGCTAAAGTGACGTTTCATCCTGAGAAGGCCCACTTCCTGCAAGGAGGGCATGGGGCTGGTGTGGGACAGGCAGACTGGGGTTGGCCCAGTGGTTAGGTTGTAACCAGCAGTGGGGATAAAAATCATCAGGGTAACAAGGTCTCTGGAACAGACTGGATGTCTGTCAGGGATACTACTGATATCCATTGGGTCAGGGGTGCTGGCGTTCTAAGGAGCATTTTTCTTGGTCCTGGAGCAGGCACTGGGGAGCCCATGGATACATCTGAGGCGGCGGCAGCTGTAACACAAGCAGAGCTGGGACACCTTTCAGCCGAAGGCCAAGAGGGCCAGGCCACCACCATTCCCATTGTGCTGACACAGCAGGAGCTTGCTGCCCTGgtgcagcagcaacagcagctgcaagaggcccaggcccaggcccagcaGCAACACCACCTCCCCACTGAGGCTCTGGCCCCAGCTGATAGCCTCAATGACCCAACCATTGAGAGCAACTGCCTCAATGAGCTGGCTGGTGCTGTCCCCAGTACTGTGGCTCTGCTACCCTCAACTGCCACCGAGAGTAAGAAAGATCCTGCCTTGTCCTTGAGCCCTGCCCTGGGGACTTCCTGTTGAATGGGGAGAGGAGGTCATTGGCTAGGGGTGAATTGGTGCTGGAGTTGAGtgggtgagaagtggggtggaggAGACCCAGTTGATGAAGGTGGCATAGAGGTGCCAGGAGGTCCAGATCCTACACAGAAGCCTTTCCCACTGACATTTTCTTCCCAGGCTTGGCTCCATCCAACACATTTGTGGCCCCCCAGCCTGTTGTGGTAGCCAGCCCAGCAAAGCTGCAAGCTGCAGCTACCCTGACTGAAGTGGCCAATGGCATCGAGTCCCTGGGTGTGGTGAGTCAGGAGCAATGGGGGACGGATCAATATTGTCTCCAGTCCCTGAGGGCTTGATCTcatctttgtgtttctgttttctagAAGCCAGAGTTGCCACCCCCACCCAGTAAAGCCCCTGTGAAAAAGGAGAACCAGTGGTTTGACGTGGGAGTCATTAAGGGCACCAATGTAATGGTGACACACTATTTCCTGCCACCAGATGATGCTGTCCCATCAGATGTAAGTGTCCCCAGGAGCTAGCACCCTTGGGGGGATTGGGTCCAATCAAGAGTTTTTGGTCTTTACCCGTAACGCCCAGTCTCAGTCACTCTCATCACGTGAAGGGGAGGCCGTCACTGACTTCCTTCTCCTTTGCCCATAGTCTCCATGGTTCTGCGGCATTCCCAGGACAGAAAACAGCTATGCTGTCCTCTGAGCTGCCATCTTGTTGTTTGTTGTAGgagactttttttattttactttttgggttttgtttggtggtatcggagtttgaactcagggctttgtgcatgttaggcaggtgctctaccacttgagctacctccagccctttttctgctttagttattttttcaggtagggtctcgtgtttttgcctggagccagcctcagaccactgtccccctacctatgcctcccatgtaggtaGGACCACAGATGCAcctcaccatgctcagcttattgattgagatggggtctcgctaaccttttgcttggactgacctccaaccacaatcctcccgatttccacctcctgagtagatgagatgacaggcctgagccactgcatctggcttGAGAGCTGCCTTCTTGAGAGTAGACTTCATGCCACTGTCTCTTCTGTTCTGAACTCTTTCCTCAGGATGACTCGGGCACTGTCCCTGACTATAACCAGCTGAAGAAGCAGGAGCTGCAGCCTGGCACAGCCTATAAGTTTCGTGTTGCTGGCATCAATGCCTGTGGACGGGGGCCCTTCAGTGAGATCTCAGCCTTTAAGACGTGTCTGCCTGGTTTCCCAGGGGCCCCCTGTGCCATTAAAATCAGCAAAGTGAGTCTTGCTGTGGAACGGCCTTCTCTTCCTATTGGTTCCCTGTTTGCAGGGAACAGACCAGACCTCATGCACAGAACTCTGCACTGGGGAGGCTCACAGGAGCAGGGCCAGGAGAGAGGGGGCAAGGGGGCCCTGCATATGAGCAAGGAAGGCAGCTGAATCCACCTTCAGTGGACGGAGGCTGCTGCCTGATGGGTAATGAATGTCAAGAGCCTGGCTTCTGGTCCTGACTCTGTCATCAGCTGCCACAGTGACTTGAAGAGTTCCTTTCCATTCCTCAGCCTCGTTTACCTTAGTAACTTGGCAGCTCATGTTCAATGTGCAGCcactgtgcaaggccctgggctgtTGGTCATGTTCTATCTAATGCTGAAAACACCCCAAGGAGGTCTGAGTGCTGCTACTTCGTTTCTCAGATGCAGAATCTAAGGCACCAAAAGGCCAAGTAACTAGTTGCACATTGGGTGGCAGAGGGGGTTGAGGAAGTTTTGAGTcccagttctttttatttcttccgtTTGAGAGCAGATTGCTTAAGTTCTTTGAACTCAGATGTGGAGCATTCCTATTGTATTTAGGGAAACATGGTT
Coding sequences:
- the Hcfc1 gene encoding host cell factor 1 isoform X1, with the protein product MASAVSPANSPAVLLQPRWKRVVGWSGPVPRPRHGHRAVAIKELIVVFGGGNEGIVDELHVYNTATNQWFIPAVRGDIPPGCAAYGFVCDGTRLLVFGGMVEYGKYSNDLYELQASRWEWKRLKAKTPKNGPPPCPRLGHSFSLVGNKCYLFGGLANDSEDPKNNIPRYLNDLYILELRPGSGVVAWDIPITYGVLPPPRESHTAVVYTEKDNKKSKLVIYGGMSGCRLGDLWTLDIETLTWNKPSLSGVAPLPRSLHSATTIGNKMYVFGGWVPLVMDDVKVATHEKEWKCTNTLACLNLDTMSWETILMDTLEDNIPRARAGHCAVAINTRLYIWSGRDGYRKAWNNQVCCKDLWYLETEKPPPPARVQLVRANTNSLEVSWGAVATADSYLLQLQKYDIPATAATATSPTPNPVPSVPANPPKSPAPAAAAPAVQPLTQVGITLLPQAAAAPPTTTTIQVLPTVPGSSIAVPTAARTQGVPAVLKVTGPQATTGTPLVTMRPASQAGKAPVTVTSLPAGVRMVVPTQSAQGTVIGSSPQMSGMAALAAAAAATQKIPPSSAPTVLSVPAGTTIVKTVAVTPGTTTLPATVKVASSPVMVSNPATRMLKTAAAQVGTSVSSAANTSTRPIITVHKSGTVTVAQQAQVVTTVVGGVTKTITLVKSPISVPGGSALISNLGKVMSVVQTKPVQTSAVTGQASTGPVTQIIQTKGPLPAGTILKLVTSADGKPTTIITTTQASGAGTKPTILGISSVSPSTTKPGTTTIIKTIPMSAIITQAGATGVTSSPGIKSPITIITTKVMTSGTGAPAKIITAVPKIATGHGQQGVTQVVLKGAPGQPGTILRTVPMGGVRLVTPVTVSAVKPAVTTLVVKGTTGVTTLGTVTGTVSTSLAGAGGHSTSASLATPITTLGTIATLSSQVINPTAITVSAAQTTLTAAGGLTTPTITMQPVSQPTQVTLITAPSGVEAQPVHDLPVSILASPTTEQPTATVTIADSGQGDVQPGTVTLVCSNPPCETHETGTTNTATTTVVANLGGHPQPTQVQFVCDRQEAAASLVTSTVGQQNGSVVRVCSNPPCETHETGTTNTATTATSNMAGQHGCSNPPCETHETGTTSTATTAVSSIGTRQQRDTRRASSTPTVVRITVAPGMSEGVQGSIKPQCQTRQTSTTSTTMTVMATGTPCSAGPLLSSSVSLEAVGHSSAFVQLVPPSSKVRASGPGGKDMPVGRQLEMHHTHTTSTPSMSRSVVGAGDPGAARGVPTPTYESFQTSSPSTTMTVTALEAMLCPSATVTQVCSNPPCETHETGTTNTATTSNAGGTQRVCSNPPCETHETGTTHTATTATSNGGAGQPESGQQPPTGHPCETHQTTSTGTTMSVSVGTLLPDATPSHRTLESSLEAAAVPTISQASAALLAPFPTQRVCSNPPCETHETGTTHTATTVTSNMSSNQDPPPAASDQGEVESTQGESVNITSSSAITTTVSSTLPRAVTTVTQSTPVPGPSVPKISSLTETTPGALTSEVPIPATITVTIANTETSDMPFSAVDILQPPEELQVSPGPRQQLPPRQLLQSASTPLMGESTEVLSASQTPELQAAVDLSSTGDPSSGQEPASSAVVATVVVQPPPPTQSEVDQLSLPQELMAEAQAGTTTLMVTGLTPEELAVTAAAEAAAQAAATEEAQALAIQAVLQAAQQAVMAGTGEPMDTSEAAAAVTQAELGHLSAEGQEGQATTIPIVLTQQELAALVQQQQQLQEAQAQAQQQHHLPTEALAPADSLNDPTIESNCLNELAGAVPSTVALLPSTATESLAPSNTFVAPQPVVVASPAKLQAAATLTEVANGIESLGVKPELPPPPSKAPVKKENQWFDVGVIKGTNVMVTHYFLPPDDAVPSDDDSGTVPDYNQLKKQELQPGTAYKFRVAGINACGRGPFSEISAFKTCLPGFPGAPCAIKISKSPDGAHLTWEPPSVTSGKIIEYSVYLAIQSSQAGGEPKSSTPAQLAFMRVYCGPSPSCLVQSSSLSNAHIDYTTKPAIIFRIAARNEKGYGPATQVRWLQETSKDSSGTKPASKRPMSSPEMKSAPKKSKADGQ